Proteins encoded within one genomic window of Sebastes fasciatus isolate fSebFas1 chromosome 18, fSebFas1.pri, whole genome shotgun sequence:
- the ubr7 gene encoding putative E3 ubiquitin-protein ligase UBR7, with protein MAEEQTVSLVDVLEEDQELEEEASAVLAGSDSDHCSYPQGYVKRQAVYACSSCTPKGGEPAGVCLACSYKCHEGHDLFELYTKRNFRCDCGNSKFSELQCKLHPEKEEVNSQNKYSHNFFGVYCTCSRPYPDPDDPVEDEMIQCVVCEDWLHGRHLGRVVPDSVELQEMICESCMNKNPFLWTYAAHLSVPGASVQVKEETEANKSNTNVPKKEEKVDDVIEPSCKRTREEAEPSCRLKALQAIDEKRVQSGAVFWPSTWRSKLCSCNTCKESLSAAGLSFLLDESDTVLAYENKGKTNEQRQPGHDPLMSALDNLNHVQQLEIIHGYNDMKSELKDFLQGFAAEGKVVTPDDIREFFEQQQSRKRRRDDAGRFYPT; from the exons AtggcagaggagcagacagTGTCTCTAGTTGATGTTCTGGAGGAAGATCAAGAGTTGGAGGAAGAAGCTTCAGCCGTGTTGGCAGGAAGTGACTCTGATCACTGTTCATACCCTCAG GGCTATGTGAAGCGCCAGGCTGTGTACGCCTGCAGCAGCTGCACACCGAAGGGAGGAGAGCCAGCAGGAGTCTGTCTGGCCTGCTCATACAAATGTCATGAAGGTCACGACCTCTTCGAACTCTACACCAAGAG GAACTTCCGCTGTGACTGTGGAAACAGCAAGTTCTCGGAGCTGCAGTGTAAACTCCACCCT gagaaggaggaggtcaACAGTCAGAACAAATACAGTCATAACTTCTTTGGAGTTTATTGTACCTGCAGCCGGCCTTACCCAGACCCAGACGACCCG GTGGAGGACGAGATGATtcagtgtgtggtgtgtgaGGACTGGCTGCATGGCAGG cACCTGGGCCGTGTGGTTCCAGACTCTGTGGAGCTGCAGGAGATGATCTGTGAATCCTGTATGAACAAAAACCCTTTCCTCTGGACCTACGCTGCTCACCTGTCAG TTCCAGGTGCATCAGTTCAGGTGAAGGAGGAAACGGAAGCAAACAAGTCAAACACAAACGTCcccaaaaaagaagaaaag GTTGATGATGTCATCGAGCCCAGCTGTAAGCGGACCCGTGAGGAGGCGGAGCCGAGCTGCAGACTGAAGGCGCTGCAGGCGATTGATGAGAAAAGAGTCCAGTCAGGAGCCGTGTTCTGGCCGTCGACGTGGCGCTCCAAACTCTGCTCCTGCAACACCTGCAAG gagagtctgtctgcagCCGGTCTGTCCTTCCTGTTGGACGAGTCGGACACCGTCCTCGCCTACGAGAACAAAGGAAAGACCAACGAGCAGAGACAGCCAGGACACGACCCTCTGATGTCAGCGCTGGACAACCTGAACCACGTGCAGCAGCTCGAGATCATCCACG GGTACAATGACATGAAAAGTGAACTGAAGGACTTCCTGCAGGGATTCGCAGCAGAAGGAAAG GTTGTGACTCCCGATGACATCCGTGAGTTCTtcgagcagcagcagagtcgAAAGAGACGACGAGACGACGCCGGACGCTTCTACCCTACctga
- the tmem251 gene encoding lysosomal enzyme trafficking factor → MMNFRQRMGWVGVALYLLLSVLAVYYVFEVHSFSLEHVQRGRAGPSAPPLALSWSQSISARLAPLPVWIWASVFLLPYLQLFLFLFSCTRADPRAVGYCVLPVCLALLCSRHATRKPANQRGPPLIDT, encoded by the coding sequence ATGATGAACTTCCGTCAGCGGATGGGATGGGTGGGCGTGGCTCTCTACTTGCTGCTCAGCGTCTTGGCGGTGTACTACGTCTTTGAGGTTCACAGCTTCAGTTTGGAGCACGTGCAGAGAGGCAGGGCCGGTCCGTCGGCTCCACCCCTCGCCCTCAGCTGGTCTCAGAGCATTAGCGCCCGCCTGGCGCCACTTCCTGTCTGGATATGGGCGTCGGTCTTCCTGCTGCCGTACCTGcagctcttcctcttcctgttctccTGCACAAGAGCCGACCCTCGAGCGGTCGGTTACTGCGTCCTTCCTGTCTGCCTCGCCCTGCTCTGCAGCCGACACGCCACCCGCAAACCGGCCAATCAGAGAGGCCCGCCGCTCATTGACACGTAG
- the LOC141755916 gene encoding uncharacterized protein LOC141755916, whose amino-acid sequence MAAVLAELRFRDGQKEKISVKVENNLSSLISGVQELNGNVSRLLSELVEQEKTRGDCEEGEDEDGDEGDDEPQDLQLQPPVKRSKTGNTRGQKT is encoded by the exons ATGGCGGCTGTGTTAGCAGAGCTGCGGTTCAGGGACGGACAGAAAGAGAAGATCAGCGTTAAAGTGGAAAACAACCTGAGTTCTCTGATCAGCGGAGTTCAGGAGCTGAACGGGAACGTGTCGCGACTCCTCAGCGAGCTGGTGGAGCAGGAAAAAACCCGCGGAGACTGCGAGGAAG GTGAGGATGAGGACGGCGATGAAGGAGACGATGAGCCTCAAGACCTTCAACTGCAACCTCCAGTTAAAAGATCCAAAACCGGAAACACCAGAGGACAAAAAACCTGA
- the LOC141756101 gene encoding E3 ubiquitin-protein ligase TRIM50-like, producing the protein MERRQSLEDQLRCPVCLDVFSEPLMLQCGHSYCRCCVRSMTMDLLGQLQCPVCRCAVDGDSPPPNVSLARIIDALQEVSVSGGAQPESCPQHHNPLSLYCEDERTVICGLCGSIGAHRGHKITPVSSVYSRMKEDISCLMTEFQNQKRKLEDQICKMAYNKSRITNESDVLKWVVRKEFGELRRCLEVEEAGFMQQVETSAAALISSLQNQTDQLNLNLNRLQGAQNTLQDLSNEGHLDFIMKYGSIAPRFREIQKLQQKEERIFSSVNFKTGFNHNDIKLTVWKRLQRKILPAPELLRLDPLTAHPMLELHHGDTMVGCGALLRRLPDNPERFSYSYCVLANRGFSSGKHYWEVEVAHKPKWRLGLIKGTTNRKAKLGKNPESGVWLIGLKDGVYEAFTSPRVVLPVSPPPRRVGIFLDYEGRCLTFYNSDSPDELGCIYSFRLEVQGKVYPLLDVCWHDRGHNKHPLVLPQPHTQHLLPQPQKQDHKCSGSET; encoded by the exons ATGGAGCGTCGTCAGAGTCTGGAGGATCAGCTCAGGTGTCCCGTCTGTCTGGACGTCTTCTCTGAACCACTGATGTTACAGTGTGGACACTCCTACTGCAG GTGTTGTGTGCGCTCCATGACGATGGACCTGCTTGGTCAGCTGCAGTGTCCCGTGTGTCGCTGTGCTGTAGACGGAGACAGTCCTCCTCCCAACGTCAGTTTGGCTCGAATCATTGATGCTCTGCAG GAAGTGAGTGTTTCAGGTGGAGCTCAGCCAGAGTCGTGTCCTCAGCACCACAACCCGCTCAGCCTTTACTGCGAGGACGAACGGACGGTTATCTGTGGCCTTTGTGGAAGCATCGGCGCTCACCGCGGACACAAGATCACACCTGTGAGCTCCGTCTACAGCCGTATGAAG gagGACATTTCCTGTCTGATGACAGAGTTCCAGAATCAGAAACGTAAACTGGAAGATCAGATCTGTAAAATGGCGTACAACAAATCCAGAATCACG AATGAGTCCGACGTGCTGAAGTGGGTGGTGAGGAAGGAGTTCGGCGAGCTGCGGCGCTgcctggaggtggaggaggccgGGTTCATGCAGCAGGTGGAGACGTCAGCCGCCGCCCTCATCTCGTCCCTCCAGAACCAGACGGACCAGttaaacctgaacctgaaccggCTGCAGGGGGCCCAGAACACCCTGCAGGACCTGAGCAATGAGGGACACCTGGACTTCATCATG AAGTACGGATCCATCGCTCCGAG GTTCAGAGAGATTCAGAAGCTCcagcagaaggaggagaggatcTTCAGCTCTGTGAATTTTAAAACTGGTTTCAACCACAACGACATTAAACTCACCGTGTGGAAGAGACTGCAGAGAAAAATCCTGCCAG ctccagagCTGTTGAGGCTGGATCCTCTGACTGCTCACCCGATGTTGGAGCTCCATCACGGGGACACGATGGTGGGCTGTGGGGCTCTGCTGCGGAGGCTTcctgataatccagagaggTTCAGTTACAGTTACTGCGTCCTGGCCAACCGAGGCTTCTCCTCTGGGAAACACTACTGGGAG GTGGAGGTCGCCCACAAACCTAAATGGCGTCTAGGTTTGATCAAAGGAACGACCAATCGTAAGGCCAAGCTGGGGAAGAATCCGGAGAGTGGAGTGTGGTTGATTGGCCTGAAAGACGGAGTGTATGAAGCCTTCACTTCACCCAGGGTGGTGCTGCCAGTGTCGCCGCCCCCCCGCCGGGTGGGAATCTTCCTGGACTATGAGGGCAGATGTTTGACCTTCTATAACAGCGACAGTCCCGACGAGCTGGGCTGTATCTACAGCTTCAGGCTGGAGGTCCAGGGGAAGGTTTACCCCCTGCTGGACGTGTGCTGGCACGACCGAGGACACAACAAACACCCCCTGGTCCTCCCCCAGCCTCACACGCAGCACCTCCTCCCTCAGCCCCAGAAACAGGACCACAAGTGTAGCGGCTCAGAGACGTAA